The following DNA comes from Poecilia reticulata strain Guanapo linkage group LG16, Guppy_female_1.0+MT, whole genome shotgun sequence.
TCAACTAATGACCAATCTATTTATATGAGTCACAAGACGATTCTGAGGATCACATTCTCTGAATATTTCATGGCAAAATTATATGACTTCAAAACATTACTGAAATTTAAGAACAAATGAATaacatcaaattaatttaatttttcctGATCCAATGACTTTTCCCAAACACCAGAGCTATTTTTACACCCTGTGCCCTCCCTTTCTTGACCCTgatgcaaaacagaaattagCCGGCTGAGCTTGAGTTACCTTGTTCCAAATATAAGAACCAACTTTAAGAGAGCTGCACTTTAGTGAACCCAGACGTCTACAAACAGAAGCAGCTGCTAACCTGAGGATTTCAACCACTTCAGATCCTTATGCCAActacttttttatttccataaaacattttttttttgtctttgtacaAATAAGACCATGCATCACATCTGGCTTGTTATGATTTTGACACAATATTGTTGTGAATAGCATGATCCTCATGGAAACCTATACAAGTATTTCTGGAAATTATTAAACTAACAGTTTTACTGATCCTAATACATGTTCATCTTTGTGTTAATAAAGATGATCATTGAGGAAGAAAACGAACAGTGAATCAAACTAAGACATATTGACCcccaatgaaacaaaatgtaattaaaatgtattaaactaaTCAAATTTAGCTCTAAAAATCATGCAGATAACAGAATTAGGTATTAGAGAAttaacttttagaaaataatctgaatacTAAGTGTGGAAGTGGAAATGTCTACAGCTCGGATCTCAAACTTTGGAAACAGACATGATAACTGCTAATGGTTTAGCATAGATTACACTTACAATATGACAAATAACGATTTAAAGTTCGTTGAGCCattaaatttgatcattttgctCCTGAACTCTTAAGTTATCCATTGTTGATTCCTATATGGATCCAgcaagtttacattttttaagctAATTCACAATCATTTGACTTTATGCATGTGCTTGTTGAATGCCATTCTAGTAGAAGTAATAGTATTACTATACTATTTCCAGCAAGTGAAGTAGAAATAACTGTTGTGCATTTGGAAAGCCACAGAGTttaacagaagaagaaaaatgctacatgttctgtattttttaaaccatGAAAATGCCTGGAGGGTCAGTGACAGAACGGCTGTTATTGCTAAACAGAACTGACATTCTTAATGCACGGGTGGACTTGTGAAGTTAATGTGACTTGATACCTGATAGGAAGAAACCTAGAATGTATACCTGATATACTACTTTAAACACCCAAAGTAAAAGTAGATTAGAGTAATATGTATCAAAGAAACATAACACAAAAGTTATAAGTTATTTGGAGTTTATCTTGCGCAAACGTTTGCAACACTGTTTTCTTCCCGTTTCTCGTGACTTTATTTCACACCAGCAGGTTACGGCCcacaaaaacatgtctgttgACATGCAGGCGGTGCAGGTGAGTTGCAACAACTTGTCAAGCAAGACACTGCAGTCATAAAGgttcaaaaggaaaacaaagacaacgTAGTTGCTTAAACAGCTCACTACAGTggatgtgaaaagaaaagaatcagaaaagaaaagcaaaacactcTGATGGAAGAccagaaaactgttttgttaGTTTCACAATGTCCTCACTGATGGGAGTTGTGGTTCTTCAAAACAGAATTGTTGCTCAAGCGTACCACTGTGGTACAATAAGGGGCATCTCACAGCTCTTTGTTGTGACACTAGCTTGTAGATAAGGGAACCAGAGGTGCAGGTTCTTCCTCATCCGAGTCAAACTCCACATTCTCGTCTTTGACCCACTGGCCGTTACGATCTTGCACCCACccatcacttaaaaaaaacaaacaacacataatgaaataaatgacaatcactctgctgctctgctaTGGTtccaacaataagaaaaaatgtttttcacctttTCAGTTTCAGATAGTGCTCCATTTCCCTCCTCCTCTGGGCTGTTAGAGGTTCTGCAGCTTGTGTTAATGCAGCCTGGTCTTCTGTTTCGACTAATAATGTTGATGACGATtcatcatataaaaaaaataaataaagacaattgAATAActtcagaaatgaaacaaaattagcACATTAATTTCCAGTGAGAGACTTTACCTGCATTAGAGTCGTCATGGTTGCTTGCTGATGTTTCTGAAACTTCAGTTTTACAGGATGTAGATGGAGATTTGCTGTGTAGGTTTCCAGTGGCACCTGAGACAGTACTCATAGATCTTCTTTCAGGTTTTGTACTTGGAAAGAATGACAAAAACTATTGTTTAAATTCAGCTATTCTttgtgtgaataaaataaaaggagacTGCACatcacacagacacacctgGTTTTTCTGTGGCAGCTGTTATACGGGACAGTCTTTAGTAAAGCATGATGGGTGAGCTTCCGTGTTTGTGCCAGTAAAGGAGCTGAACTGGAGGGTTCCTGAAAGTacaacaaaactctttttattaaattacattctCTCTTAAATGCTGCTATGAGCTCACTGAAGCAACCATTCTGGTAAATAATCTGCTGGCATGCAACATTCAGGCAtcaaactgctttaaaatgtatGGCAGAGTCAGAAGACATTCCCAGAGACACCACGTAACACATTTCAcacaaaacatgatttaaaagtgTTAGCTCGTTGAGCTCatgatgtttttgatgatgattCATTTGCCCTCTGGTAAATCTGACTACTGCCTACAGATTTCCCACACATCTTCATATGTCCCACGGTAATTATATTCAAAATGAATTCCCTGGAGTTTAACTGCTAAGCCTGGAgtaaatgacataaataaaaagctttgcaTATTCTTatgattattttaacaatgtgacacattttatagttgcatgttttttcagCAACAGTAGGTATGCTTgtcaagcaaaaacaacaatagcatgtgaaactgagaaaaatgctataaaaatgtCATAGTTTCAAAGTTAAGCTTTAGAGCTCTATTCTTTTTGGAAAACTTAAATTGTTGCATTCAGGTAGATTATGTATCCTCCACAAACTGTTAAAGAGCATTTACAAGAATCATTAACACAAGGTCCCCATTTAACCCTAAGAGGCTTTGGCTGTTAAAGGAGGACCCAAACAGCATTAAGTCAAAATGCTATGGCTGAGTGGTGAACACAGTGAACATGGAGAAAACCACcaacctgttgtttttcttcagactgGATATAGTTTTCATGTTGTCTTTTCGATACTTCAATCTTCAGCTTTGCTTTCTTGCCGTAGAATGTTTTCAATCCTGAAAATGCACCAGGAAAAAGAATGCAGCTTTCTAACAAATCAATATAATGAATTataaaaacattgacatttacTATTCATTATATCAGTataactaaaatgaaaaaaaaagaataatattttttaagactAGCTTtagtaaattgttttataattaagtcaaaatttaTCTTGACTATTAAAATACCATATGAaggtatttttcatttatcaatAATGTAATAGgagtttcatttaaatgtttatcattATAATGCTCCTTTAAAGTTGGACTTGCTCCTGGTGAGAGCTTGATACCGACTCCGTTTTAATATTTATGGACAAAATTTCtagctaattttctttttacagtatACTGCTCACCTTTGGCGACAGTATAAACAAAGTACTCCACAGAAGCTCAAGGTGGCCTACAATGACGGAATGAGGATGCTGCTCAGGATGCCGAGATGGACTAGTGCTAGTCAGATATTTATCGGTGTTGGGGTCTCCACTTTTCATGCTGTGCTGCGATCTCTTATGTACAGGTTCATGGGGAGGCTTTGTGTCTCTACAAACAACATTATCTTGTCACTAACAGATATCTCACAGAGTTCAGTTAGGTGTAAGTCCAAGATGTGGACTCACTGGCGATGTTGCCTTATGGCAACTCAGTGACTTGCTTTTGTGCttgctgtatttaaattttttattactgtgttttattattttattattgttttttcttttagatcttCATACTATGGACCTATTCTGCGTCTTTAATAAAGTAAAGTATAAGTATAAGTATAAGACGTTGTACAATTTTACTGTGTTAAGGTTTTGCACGATGGGAATTAAAAACTTTatgaaatgtatattattttattatcccACAGCATACAAACCTGACAAATTAACATGCtaatcataaataataatacaaaaaaaaaatctcaaacctGTTTTTGTAAAGGAATGAAAACATTGCTCCCTAAAGTGAATTTTTGTTTGGGAATCCTCACCTTCTAGATGCTTCTTTCCTTGCCTGTGAACTGTCAATATGTCTACTGTATCAAACACAGGACGGTAGGAGCATACAAGACAAGTGTATCTGAAAATCAAACAGACAGCGGTTACTACCAATTTAAATCCACTAGATTTCAGTTACAAACGCGTTTAAAGGCATAACTTACCTCCCATTTTTCATAAGAGCCGCTTCATCTTCCGgaataaaattagacaaaaggTCTGCCACACGACGTTTCTGGAAAacgttttaataaatgtaacaaatattttaagatgCTCGTCATACAACCGATACACTGTGGTTAGTAGAAGGATGctaactttaacatttaacgTCAGTTGCATTATATTCTTACCACAAGGGAAATCGTGTTAAATGAGCTGTTACCTTCAGAATATTGAGCTGACTTTTATCATCTCCTTCTCTTTTAAACGACATTATAAATAGAGCAGTAATCTAAAAACAGGTTTCAAAACAGATTAGCAAATAAGCTACTTCCGATAGCTGTGATGCGTTcacaaaaaaattgtcaaatggGTAAAAATCTAGTAACATTTGAGAAACGTTTATTAACATTTGAGTAACgcttaattacaaaacattaatatattaaattacaATAGATAGTTCAGATACAAAAACGCAAATATTATTCAGTGCCTGCTTTAACTATAAGTATTAGTATGTTTTCAATCAATGCGTGTACGAACTCAAAACATAGCTACTTATTCCAACTGACCTGAATGCAGCGTTTGTGACGAATCATGTGACCAATCACTCAACACGGCAGCCATGGCAACACACAGCTGCTGCCTGCGtgagatagaaaaaaatattatttcttacGGGTTCAGAGcaacttttcaaatgttataTAGGCAGGTAAGGTTTGCATTTaactaatgttttaatataaatgataTATGGTTACTAGGTAGATTTAGCAACGTTTGTTCTTTGATATCGTAACAggttttacaaaacagaaacacgGTTTAAAGTAGATTAAGTGGACAATTTAGCCAACCTGGCTCATTAAACTGCCAGTTTAACATTTGAGCATACGTTCTAGTTGAAAGAAACCCGCTCTCTTATGAGGTTACCAAATGTAAAGTTCACTGGGAACTGTATTCTACCTCCATTCTGGCTGCTACCAACCCAAATGTTTCTGGAATATGTCCGGGGAGCGAGCGTCGTTGCCATCCGGGGGAGGCGGCCTGCTTCGCGGAAGCCGAGCAAGATCTTATGGCAGCTTAACTCGCTCTTCGCTTTCTCCGGTTCGCCAGAAACTCATTGAACACACAGTTAAACCAGGGGAGACACTTCAGGGTCTGGCTTTAAAGTATGGCGTGACTGTAAGTATTATGTACTGTTAAAACAAGAATGAAACGTTGAAATGACTGTCTGCCTTTTGTATTTTGGAAAACACAATGACAAAATACAGCACTTTAAGAACCTGTACTGGTGCATTTCATTACCTAACAAAATACCATcgtaaagttttgtttttgtaaaatacaaacaaactttatggaTATGTTGATTACGTTTTCCAGCATGGCTTGAAACCTGTCTACCCTGTCAAGAGTAATAATTGTTTGTTTAATAGACATAGTGTTACTGATTCTCCAGCAAACTCAAACTGACTTAAATATTACTGAGGATATATGGAGTAATACAGAGACCCAATAAAGCCAATAGGCTGAaagcttttgttaaaaaaaactgggcTTGAGTGCATGCTGGATGAAATATGGAtgtgcattattttttataagaaaattattttttaaatgttattatttgaACGATTGAACATaaacatttgacatattttgtatttttatgtaatcaTAATTAGATGAATTTTGCtgtttgaactgaattactgaaataaattaatattataaTCTATTGACATGCACCTGTAAGCTTTGATTAAATGTGATAAATATCTTCAAAcctgacaaagaaaatatattttccaggtcGAGGTAATCAAAAGAGCAAACAGACTGTACACCAACGACTCAATATTCCTGAAGAAATCCTTGTCAATCCCAATCCTGTCAGACTTGAATGACCACAGCAATGGGGTAGATTCGTCTGAGGAAGACCATAAAGAAGGAAAGACAAACTGTGATACAGAGGATTATAGAGAACCTGAATCAGACCTCACTCCTAGAGATTTTTTGAAAAGACTGGATAACTCGATCAGCCAGTCCAAGGAGGCTGCAGCCAGAGGATGCAAAGACGCAGAGAAACGGTACTTTTGGTTACTACGTCTTTATACCATAACTGTTTTAAAGTGTCCccatttactgaaaacaaattttattttaatggtaaTCTCATCAAAAAGGCACATTTCCATTCATGTACCATAGAACtacaatttattttgtcaatattgAACTTTGCAGCAGCACATTAATCATAAATTAGCAGATGCTAATTATATAAGTTGGCTAAGGTGATGTTGCAATgattgcatgtgtgtgtggtatCTGGAAATGTGCATTACCAGATACTTTAACAGTTAGACTTTGATAATATTTATAAAGTCTTTCCCAAAGTATATATCATTGATTCATTTCAGCTTTTCctttcatctgtttctttttatcttttttttttcttttacagtgttGCAGCCCTAGAAGCAGCTTGCTCAAGCACAACTTCAGACTGGCGTCCGTTAACAAGGTCACAGAGTGTTATTTCATCATCAAGATTTCAGCAGCAAGCCCAACTTGGGGCAGTCCCCCTCACTACCACTGAGCTCACCAAGAAGCTGAAAGAAAGGGAAGATGAGATCTTTGAACTGTgacataattttgtttaatgtctttctgatgattaaaaaacacTAGAAACACATAGTGAAGGGACTAGACTGCAGGTCAAGACATCAAAGGAAGGTGGAAGATCTCTACTAATAGTGCTgctttgtaaaatttaaaaaaccctTTTAGGTAGTCATTAACTAAAATTTGttggagaaatgtaaaaattgcaCATATTTATTTGTGGGAACCTACAGTTTGTATGAAAAGTCTTTTTGTCTATCTGTTTGGCTTGTTCCTACAGAGAATAGGGACATGAGGATTTTGTCACATGATGCTTCAGTCATATGTCTGCGTATGGAAACGTAGCATTTTCCACTCCTGATCATTTCCCCAGGGATTGCAAATACTCATTCACTGTAGCAGTAAGAGCATAAACAGGTTGACATTGTTGCTAACacaaaaaagagacaaaacacagaaatatgtttttaggctATTTTTAACAgcgtttttttattatttgccaggactttgtttttcattttgttattttatgtgattcAATGTTTAATAAACTAATATTTGATCCTGCATTGCTGgaacatttacagttttagtGCTTCTGTGAAATTTTACCctattacaaaaatgaaaaacttcacATAGCCAGAAGAGACagttccttgcaaaagtataaatacatgataaaaagtgaactttttcactttttatcatgtttcaaatgcaaacttaattttttttatcatgattttaggttataggccaacacaaagttCACAAGCTTTCATTAAGAATTTGACAAAGCAATATCACAGGGTTTGCATATCTCACTGGCCACTCTTCAATATatcaattaaaaattaaaagaatataCCACAAAAGCAAACCTACAGAGATGTTGCAATACCCCTTAATTGACCATCTGGTTAAGGTGAGCATGTATGTGTGGCAGTATCATTCTGAGGGGATGTTTTTCTCTGACGTAAATCGGAGTTGACGGGAAGCAGGATCTAGCTATACAGAAATgctgtggaaggaaaaaaaaaaaatatgcagcaaaattttttttataaaaagtatcGAGTCAGGGGTCCTgcatacttttcattttttgaaacattttgaaaacaaaccaTTCACTTAATCACTGAGTACAACTTTGTGTGTATCTATAACCAAAGACTTCATAACAAGATTGTTGTAACATGAAAGGTGAAAAAGGTCAATAGGGGTGAATACTTTCCCATTgtcaatttttcagttttatcaaatGTGGTTTGTGCAGTCTATGGCAGCAACTGCAATAACTGTTCCTGTAATTGTTATGCGGTTCCCTTTTTTTACTTGTATGTCCATCTCCATATTTCAGTAAGCAGTGCACTGTTTCTGTAGAATCACAGGTTAACCACCAGATGGCGGTGTTGCAGCACAGTGGCATCAGTCCATTTTTGTAAGACTCAACTGCTGTTTCATTCTTCTTACGCAATTGTACACAGCCCTTAGGtctcagcaaagaaaaaaaatacaatctcaaatataaaacaacaatattttggACCACTGATAACAGTTTAAATCTGTTGACGTTCAAGTTATTTTTCATGTACTTTACTTACACAGGATGTGTGTGCCCCCTCTGTACATTGTACAATTGAAATATCATTTCCCTGACTTCATCAGATATGTTCTCTAAAAGGGGAGCCAGATTTGTTTTCAAACCAGATGTCTTAAGTTGCCTTTTTCTCAGCAAAAGAGAAATTTTGTCCACCAGTCCAGAGTCTTAAGTGTGTGTTTCCTGTTCATCTCCCATTGTGTGAAGCATGTTCCTCACACGTCATATCGTCCCATCCTCCACCAGTTTGTCGAGTCCTTTGCAGATTTTAGTGAGGTTGGGTCTGAAGGGTCCGTTTGGGTCGTATAGTTTGGTCAGGAGCTGAGGGTCGGAGTAATGGTTGAAGACGTGGCTGATGCGATCATGAGATTTTGAGGTGAGGTGGGAGTTGACAAGCTTCAGCAGAAGATTCTTACACTCTATCAGGTTGTCCGACATCACGGTCTTATCAAAGGTAAAGTCCACCTGCATCAGTCAACAGATACATTGTTAGAGAGCTAACTCTTGTgcacaaaaagtgaaatcttTCTAGTATAACTTCATATTTGAAGTTCATTTCGAATTCAAAATTAGGAATATATATGGTTGTTCTCAAAAGTATACACATGTATTTagaaaggtttttgttttatttgaagtgaaGCTATGAGTAATTTCAAGCTTCTTTACACATAATAGAAGGTTAATCGTGCGGTTCAGGCAAAAAACAAGTCACTCTTTTAGAAGGACAACCTTTAATAC
Coding sequences within:
- the scnm1 gene encoding sodium channel modifier 1 isoform X2, producing the protein MIRHKRCIQKRRVADLLSNFIPEDEAALMKNGRYTCLVCSYRPVFDTVDILTVHRQGKKHLEGLKTFYGKKAKLKIEVSKRQHENYIQSEEKQQEPSSSAPLLAQTRKLTHHALLKTVPYNSCHRKTSTKPERRSMSTVSGATGNLHSKSPSTSCKTEVSETSASNHDDSNAVETEDQAALTQAAEPLTAQRRREMEHYLKLKSDGWVQDRNGQWVKDENVEFDSDEEEPAPLVPLSTS
- the scnm1 gene encoding sodium channel modifier 1 isoform X1, which gives rise to MSFKREGDDKSQLNILKKRRVADLLSNFIPEDEAALMKNGRYTCLVCSYRPVFDTVDILTVHRQGKKHLEGLKTFYGKKAKLKIEVSKRQHENYIQSEEKQQEPSSSAPLLAQTRKLTHHALLKTVPYNSCHRKTSTKPERRSMSTVSGATGNLHSKSPSTSCKTEVSETSASNHDDSNAVETEDQAALTQAAEPLTAQRRREMEHYLKLKSDGWVQDRNGQWVKDENVEFDSDEEEPAPLVPLSTS
- the lysmd1 gene encoding lysM and putative peptidoglycan-binding domain-containing protein 1 isoform X2, encoding MLYRQKLIEHTVKPGETLQGLALKYGVTVEVIKRANRLYTNDSIFLKKSLSIPILSDLNDHSNGVDSSEEDHKEGKTNCDTEDYREPESDLTPRDFLKRLDNSISQSKEAAARGCKDAEKRVAALEAACSSTTSDWRPLTRSQSVISSSRFQQQAQLGAVPLTTTELTKKLKEREDEIFEL
- the scnm1 gene encoding sodium channel modifier 1 isoform X3; amino-acid sequence: MKNGRYTCLVCSYRPVFDTVDILTVHRQGKKHLEGLKTFYGKKAKLKIEVSKRQHENYIQSEEKQQEPSSSAPLLAQTRKLTHHALLKTVPYNSCHRKTSTKPERRSMSTVSGATGNLHSKSPSTSCKTEVSETSASNHDDSNAVETEDQAALTQAAEPLTAQRRREMEHYLKLKSDGWVQDRNGQWVKDENVEFDSDEEEPAPLVPLSTS
- the lysmd1 gene encoding lysM and putative peptidoglycan-binding domain-containing protein 1 isoform X1, which produces MSGERASLPSGGGGLLRGSRARSYGSLTRSSLSPVRQKLIEHTVKPGETLQGLALKYGVTVEVIKRANRLYTNDSIFLKKSLSIPILSDLNDHSNGVDSSEEDHKEGKTNCDTEDYREPESDLTPRDFLKRLDNSISQSKEAAARGCKDAEKRVAALEAACSSTTSDWRPLTRSQSVISSSRFQQQAQLGAVPLTTTELTKKLKEREDEIFEL